The Deltaproteobacteria bacterium genome has a window encoding:
- a CDS encoding alpha/beta hydrolase has protein sequence MDQADERFVDVDGIRTRYFEKGSGEPLVLFHGGNFGSNDAADCSLDWGLNFDGLAQWFHVYAVDKLGQGMTDNPKSDDDYTMAAVVRHALGLLETLKLGNVHLVGHSRGAYLVARMALERADLVKSVIPVDTNTLAPGVGRNDIVFANAPNPRLGRECQRWVYERYSYGHDHITDDWLDACVAIGQLPKYKEAVEKMEMQGLKVNLFLAQHARQKEETLGWIRDRGFQRPTLLVWGYNDPTATFDQGLRLYDLMAGSERRTQMHIINQAGHFSYREHPAEFNEVLRAFIAAQQ, from the coding sequence ATGGACCAGGCGGACGAAAGATTCGTGGACGTGGACGGCATCCGCACGCGCTACTTCGAGAAGGGCAGCGGCGAACCGCTGGTGCTGTTCCACGGCGGCAACTTCGGCTCCAACGACGCGGCCGACTGCAGCCTGGACTGGGGGCTCAACTTCGACGGCCTGGCGCAGTGGTTCCATGTCTACGCGGTGGACAAGCTGGGACAGGGAATGACCGACAACCCCAAGAGCGACGACGACTACACCATGGCCGCCGTGGTGCGGCACGCCCTCGGCTTGCTGGAGACCCTGAAGCTCGGCAACGTGCACCTGGTGGGACACTCCCGCGGCGCCTACCTGGTGGCGCGCATGGCCCTGGAGCGGGCGGACCTGGTCAAGTCCGTGATCCCGGTGGACACCAACACCCTGGCGCCCGGCGTCGGGCGCAACGACATCGTCTTCGCCAACGCGCCGAACCCGCGCCTGGGGCGGGAGTGCCAGCGCTGGGTGTACGAACGCTACTCCTACGGCCACGACCACATCACCGACGACTGGCTCGACGCCTGCGTGGCCATCGGCCAACTGCCGAAGTACAAGGAGGCGGTGGAGAAGATGGAGATGCAGGGGCTCAAGGTGAACCTCTTCCTGGCCCAGCACGCGCGCCAGAAGGAAGAGACACTAGGCTGGATCCGCGACCGCGGCTTTCAACGGCCCACGCTGCTGGTCTGGGGCTACAACGACCCCACCGCCACGTTCGACCAAGGTCTGCGCCTCTACGATCTCATGGCCGGCAGCGAGCGCCGCACCCAGATGCACATCATCAACCAGGCCGGCCACTTCTCGTACCGCGAGCATCCCGCGGAGTTCAACGAGGTGCTGCGGGCGTTCATCGCGGCGCAGCAATGA
- a CDS encoding GYD domain-containing protein — MGKYMFHTSYTGKGLVGLLKEGGSRRRAALTQTIESMGGTVEGLYYAFGDTDLYIIADLPDDATATAVSLNIGNAGALSIKCTVLITPETVDEAVKKKVAYRPPGARATRGQK, encoded by the coding sequence ATGGGCAAATACATGTTCCACACATCGTATACCGGCAAGGGGCTGGTGGGCCTGCTCAAGGAGGGCGGCAGCCGGCGGCGGGCGGCGTTGACCCAGACCATCGAGAGCATGGGCGGCACCGTGGAGGGGCTCTACTACGCCTTCGGCGACACGGACCTCTACATCATCGCCGATCTTCCCGACGACGCTACCGCAACGGCCGTCTCGCTCAACATCGGCAACGCCGGCGCCCTCAGTATCAAGTGCACGGTGCTGATCACGCCGGAGACGGTGGACGAGGCGGTGAAGAAGAAGGTGGCCTACCGGCCTCCGGGCGCGCGGGCGACACGCGGCCAGAAGTAG
- a CDS encoding ATP-binding cassette domain-containing protein — protein MPLASFEDVSLELGDQRLLAHAEFAIEPGERVCLIGRNGAGKTSMLRLITGRLEADHGEIRYQSRIRISELEQALPEELGQTVREYVTTGLGYLQDLIDLYQQRSHEALDRKGLLELEALHREIDAHGGWHVDQRVETVLSELDLPAERRLGELSGGWQRRVGLARAIVGNAELLLLDEPTNHLDLSTIQWLEDRVYNYAGSVLFITHDRAFLRRLATRIVELDRTRLTSWPGTYDNYLRLKEESLAEEARRDALFDKRLAQEETWIRQGLKARRTRNEGRVRTLMAMREEVSQRLKPPSQARIRVQQGGMSGRKVVELRHVTHGYGSEPLIRDFSLRIMRGDRIGLIGNNGVGKSTLLRILVGEITPNSGTVELGANLEIGYFDQLRRELDPEKTVAETVADGRDHVFVNGKPRHVVGYLKGFLFSPKRALSPVAALSGGECNRVILARLLTQPANLLVLDEPTNDLDIETLEVLEQQLVAYRGTLLVVSHDRSFLDNCVTSTLVFEETGVIQRHAGGYSDWLRRGQALAVTDDPNRGSAREPARDRRETRSLPTKLSYNLQRELDGLPDRIDAMEQAVAALEKKTQEPDFYAQPFAAVQPVLDDLRTAKATLEEALDRWTELETLKEQAERRQP, from the coding sequence ATGCCCCTCGCAAGCTTCGAAGACGTCTCGCTGGAGCTGGGCGACCAGCGGCTGCTGGCGCACGCCGAGTTCGCCATCGAGCCCGGGGAACGGGTATGCCTGATCGGCCGTAACGGCGCGGGCAAGACCTCCATGCTGCGGCTCATCACCGGCCGGCTCGAGGCCGATCACGGCGAGATCCGCTACCAGAGCCGCATCCGCATCAGCGAACTGGAGCAGGCGCTGCCCGAAGAGCTCGGGCAGACCGTGCGGGAGTACGTCACCACCGGGCTGGGGTACCTGCAAGACCTCATCGACCTCTACCAGCAGCGTTCCCACGAGGCGCTGGACCGCAAGGGCCTGCTGGAGCTGGAGGCGCTGCACCGGGAGATCGACGCCCACGGCGGCTGGCACGTGGACCAGCGGGTGGAGACGGTGCTCAGCGAGCTGGATCTGCCGGCGGAGCGGCGGCTGGGGGAACTGTCCGGCGGCTGGCAGCGCCGCGTCGGGCTGGCCCGGGCCATCGTCGGCAACGCCGAGCTGCTGCTTCTCGACGAGCCCACCAACCACCTCGACCTGAGCACCATCCAGTGGCTGGAGGACCGGGTCTACAACTACGCCGGCAGCGTCCTGTTCATCACCCACGACCGCGCCTTCCTGCGGCGCCTGGCCACCCGCATCGTGGAACTGGACCGCACCCGTCTCACGAGCTGGCCGGGGACCTACGACAACTACCTCCGGCTCAAGGAGGAAAGCCTGGCGGAAGAGGCCCGCCGGGACGCCCTGTTCGACAAGCGCCTGGCCCAGGAGGAAACGTGGATCCGCCAGGGCCTCAAGGCACGCCGTACCCGTAACGAGGGCCGGGTGCGCACCCTCATGGCCATGCGCGAGGAGGTGTCCCAGCGCCTGAAGCCCCCGAGCCAGGCGCGCATCCGGGTGCAGCAGGGCGGCATGTCGGGCCGCAAGGTCGTGGAACTGCGCCACGTCACCCACGGCTACGGAAGTGAGCCGCTGATCCGGGACTTCTCGCTGCGCATCATGCGCGGCGACCGCATTGGCCTCATCGGCAACAACGGCGTGGGCAAGAGCACGCTGCTGCGTATCCTCGTGGGCGAGATCACGCCCAACTCCGGCACCGTGGAGCTGGGCGCCAACCTGGAGATCGGCTACTTCGACCAACTGCGGCGGGAACTGGATCCGGAGAAGACGGTGGCCGAAACCGTGGCGGACGGCCGCGACCACGTCTTCGTCAACGGCAAGCCGCGCCACGTGGTGGGCTATCTCAAGGGCTTCCTGTTCAGCCCCAAGCGGGCGCTGAGCCCGGTGGCGGCGCTGTCCGGCGGCGAGTGCAACCGCGTCATCCTGGCCCGCCTGCTCACCCAGCCCGCCAACCTGCTGGTGCTGGACGAGCCCACCAATGACCTCGACATCGAAACCCTGGAGGTGCTGGAGCAGCAGCTCGTGGCCTACCGGGGGACCCTGCTGGTGGTGAGCCACGACCGCAGTTTCCTCGACAACTGCGTCACCAGCACACTGGTGTTCGAGGAGACGGGCGTGATCCAGCGCCACGCCGGCGGCTACAGCGACTGGCTGCGCCGCGGCCAGGCCCTGGCCGTCACCGACGACCCCAACCGCGGAAGCGCCCGGGAGCCCGCGCGGGACCGGCGCGAGACCCGGTCCCTCCCCACCAAGCTCAGCTACAACCTGCAACGGGAGCTGGACGGGCTGCCCGACCGGATCGACGCCATGGAGCAGGCCGTGGCCGCGCTGGAGAAGAAGACTCAGGAACCCGACTTCTACGCCCAGCCCTTCGCCGCCGTGCAGCCCGTGCTCGACGATCTCAGGACCGCCAAGGCGACTCTGGAAGAAGCACTGGACCGCTGGACGGAGCTGGAGACCCTGAAGGAGCAGGCGGAGCGGCGCCAGCCGTGA